In a genomic window of Gloeocapsopsis dulcis:
- a CDS encoding four-helix bundle copper-binding protein, giving the protein MPECARLCRDCAQICWMIASFMSRSSRFIPNVECYFYLSILPNWENSI; this is encoded by the coding sequence ATGCCAGAATGCGCTCGTCTTTGTCGCGATTGCGCTCAGATCTGTTGGATGATCGCAAGTTTTATGAGTCGCAGTTCGCGCTTTATTCCGAATGTCGAATGTTATTTTTACCTATCAATCTTGCCTAACTGGGAAAATTCAATATGA
- a CDS encoding PRC-barrel domain-containing protein: protein MALVKLTDVYPHMAAEGSSIIGFTIYTNKDEKVGIVKEILVDEETKKFRYLIIDIGFWVLGKEVLLPIEIAQVRTTERRVDVADLTKKQAKNLPEFNDDLKLDRDYEVRVNNAYQPANSNPSIQPAPVAPIDPMLLNTTATLNEPS from the coding sequence ATGGCTTTAGTGAAACTGACAGATGTTTATCCGCACATGGCAGCGGAAGGTAGTAGCATTATTGGATTTACTATATATACAAATAAAGATGAAAAAGTTGGTATAGTCAAAGAAATTTTAGTGGATGAGGAAACGAAAAAGTTTCGATACTTGATTATTGATATCGGCTTTTGGGTTTTAGGAAAAGAAGTTTTACTACCAATAGAAATAGCGCAAGTTAGGACGACAGAAAGAAGAGTAGATGTTGCAGATTTAACAAAAAAGCAAGCAAAAAATTTACCTGAATTTAACGACGATTTGAAGCTTGATCGCGACTACGAAGTTCGTGTCAATAATGCTTATCAACCTGCAAATAGTAATCCTTCAATACAACCAGCACCAGTAGCACCTATCGACCCAATGCTACTTAATACTACTGCAACATTAAATGAACCATCATAA
- a CDS encoding potassium channel family protein, with product MNVLLFILGLLLVLLSLLDALWTALWVDGGAGPVTAQITNGIWWVMQKLIRTKRNYLLSLAGPLIQTVTVFIWVSLLWAGWVLMFSADPTSLIYTRTPEPQPSTLTDRIYFVAYTISTMGNGDLYPNRGAWEITTSFTSLSGMFLITMVVSFLLSVIGGVTTKQSLASQITGLGNSAEEFILNVWDGKEFLGLDLQLMSMISQLGTLTEQQLAYPVLHRYHGASSKEDSAPAVAILDDALTILKYGLQESYRPAPALLKSAREAVHTYLKTLASASIYPANHLPPAPDLAPLRQAGIPVVSDEEFARSLNDLTHRRKLLLGLVERNSFK from the coding sequence GTGAATGTTCTACTATTTATTCTCGGACTGCTCTTGGTGCTTTTATCGCTCCTCGATGCACTATGGACAGCCCTATGGGTAGATGGAGGCGCAGGTCCCGTTACAGCTCAAATTACTAATGGGATTTGGTGGGTGATGCAAAAGCTGATTCGCACCAAACGTAATTATTTGCTCAGTTTAGCAGGTCCGTTAATTCAAACGGTGACAGTATTTATTTGGGTAAGTTTGCTTTGGGCAGGGTGGGTGCTGATGTTCAGCGCTGATCCAACTTCGCTAATTTACACGCGTACACCAGAACCACAGCCAAGCACTTTGACCGATCGCATCTATTTCGTTGCCTACACCATCTCAACAATGGGCAATGGCGATCTCTATCCCAATCGCGGCGCTTGGGAAATTACTACTTCCTTTACAAGTCTCAGCGGTATGTTTCTAATCACGATGGTGGTTAGTTTTTTACTATCTGTGATTGGAGGCGTGACGACTAAGCAATCGTTGGCTAGTCAAATTACCGGACTGGGAAATTCTGCTGAAGAGTTTATTTTAAACGTTTGGGATGGTAAAGAGTTTCTTGGGCTGGATTTGCAATTGATGTCTATGATATCACAGCTTGGTACACTAACTGAGCAACAGCTTGCTTACCCTGTATTGCACCGCTATCATGGTGCATCTTCCAAAGAAGACAGTGCCCCTGCAGTGGCGATTCTAGACGATGCGTTGACTATTTTGAAATATGGGCTGCAAGAGTCATACCGTCCAGCACCTGCCTTACTAAAATCAGCACGAGAAGCAGTTCATACCTACCTAAAGACACTAGCATCCGCTTCCATTTATCCTGCCAATCATTTACCGCCCGCTCCTGACCTTGCACCCCTACGGCAAGCAGGGATTCCAGTCGTCAGTGATGAGGAATTTGCCCGATCTCTCAATGACCTCACCCATCGCCGCAAGCTACTTTTAGGATTAGTTGAACGCAACAGCTTTAAATAG
- a CDS encoding HhoA/HhoB/HtrA family serine endopeptidase, which yields MELKKLRGETIKQISKQPALYLGILIIGSAGCDSLGRDTQVQPLPTQPVANLQNNANFVTEVVQEVGSAVVRINATRTVEVPAASNPLIERFFGEELFPPEQRVQQGIGSGFIISQDGHILTNAHVVEDADEVSVVLRDGRRFAGKVLGADPVTDVAVIDVEGANLPVVELADSDNIVVGQWAIAIGNPLGLNNTVTQGIISAIGRSGSDIGVNDKRLDFLQTDTAINPGNSGGPLLNAQGEVVGVNTAIIGGAQGLGFAIPVNTAQRIANQLITTGRVEHPYIGVRLIELTPEIQQEINQSNLGFKVEREQGVLIVEVAPNSPAARAGLRPGDIITQINGVEIQNADQVQDSVEATDLGKTLQITVNRNGLPQELTLQPEQLPTASR from the coding sequence AATTGGTAGTGCTGGATGCGACTCTTTAGGAAGAGATACCCAAGTCCAACCTTTACCTACTCAACCAGTAGCTAATTTGCAGAACAATGCCAACTTTGTTACTGAGGTTGTCCAAGAAGTAGGATCAGCAGTTGTGAGAATTAATGCTACCCGTACAGTTGAAGTACCTGCTGCTAGTAACCCGCTAATTGAGCGATTTTTTGGTGAAGAACTGTTTCCACCAGAACAGCGGGTTCAACAAGGTATTGGTTCCGGATTTATTATTAGCCAAGATGGTCACATTCTCACTAATGCCCATGTAGTAGAAGATGCCGATGAAGTATCAGTTGTGTTAAGAGATGGGCGGCGTTTTGCTGGAAAAGTTTTAGGTGCAGATCCAGTAACAGATGTAGCAGTTATTGATGTCGAGGGGGCAAACTTACCTGTAGTTGAGCTAGCTGATTCTGACAATATTGTTGTCGGACAATGGGCGATCGCAATTGGTAATCCTCTAGGTCTAAATAATACCGTGACTCAAGGAATTATCAGCGCCATAGGACGAAGTGGCTCAGATATCGGTGTTAACGACAAGCGACTTGATTTTCTGCAAACTGATACAGCAATTAATCCTGGTAATTCTGGTGGACCTTTGCTCAATGCTCAAGGCGAAGTTGTAGGAGTGAACACTGCTATTATTGGTGGAGCGCAAGGTTTAGGCTTTGCCATTCCGGTTAATACTGCACAAAGAATTGCAAATCAGTTAATTACAACAGGTCGAGTCGAACACCCATACATAGGCGTGCGACTGATTGAACTGACACCGGAAATCCAACAGGAAATTAATCAGAGTAACCTTGGTTTTAAAGTCGAACGAGAACAGGGAGTTTTAATAGTCGAAGTTGCTCCCAACTCGCCAGCAGCCCGTGCTGGTCTACGTCCAGGTGACATTATTACTCAAATCAATGGAGTAGAAATTCAAAATGCTGACCAAGTACAAGACTCTGTAGAAGCAACAGATTTAGGTAAGACATTACAAATTACAGTCAACCGTAATGGCTTGCCTCAAGAACTAACTTTGCAACCAGAACAGTTACCAACTGCTTCCAGATAA
- a CDS encoding alpha-glucosidase domain-containing protein: MFEQAELEICFLTPDLVQIDWKPGVRPVPYGIVHQEWSEVKTTLEKDERSVVSSSALKVVVTTNGSLEFQNANGQTIRQELPPLDQGEKWVHQAQLRLEERIYDLGERATSLDLRRPKSKKQQVAAYRMWNSDKPGKYGSGIDPLYLCIPTYLGLYQGGSYLVFYENSYLATFSFLLGGWSISTHCSVSFH; the protein is encoded by the coding sequence GTGTTTGAGCAAGCCGAACTAGAAATCTGTTTTCTCACTCCCGATCTAGTACAAATTGACTGGAAGCCTGGAGTACGCCCTGTTCCTTATGGAATTGTCCATCAAGAGTGGTCGGAAGTAAAGACAACATTGGAAAAGGATGAACGCTCAGTTGTGTCTAGTTCTGCGCTGAAAGTCGTCGTTACAACGAATGGTAGCCTGGAGTTTCAGAATGCTAACGGACAGACAATACGCCAAGAACTACCTCCATTGGATCAAGGTGAGAAATGGGTTCATCAGGCACAGTTGCGACTAGAAGAACGCATCTATGATTTAGGAGAACGGGCGACATCGCTAGATCTGCGAAGACCTAAGAGTAAAAAGCAGCAAGTTGCCGCCTACCGGATGTGGAACTCAGACAAACCGGGGAAATATGGATCGGGAATCGATCCGCTTTATCTATGCATTCCCACGTACTTAGGTCTTTACCAAGGCGGTAGCTACCTGGTTTTCTATGAAAATTCCTATCTAGCAACGTTTTCCTTTCTTCTTGGTGGTTGGTCTATCAGCACCCATTGCAGTGTTTCCTTTCACTAA
- a CDS encoding DUF3611 family protein, whose product MSELIQNSLPMPTKQRFAAAFRVVSRFSFWMQLALASTSGIALTFAVFSRSLSVATDNAAIGLSIFLAIVGMILACFRIFWTFRGRDLARRLQLPERELHPKKEEVIQALKIGLIVSFVGMLLAFITSEVSAIALLSKALAEPQGVAVYQRENVIRSLDILVVLANVNLIGTHLVGSLTSLGLLEWID is encoded by the coding sequence ATGTCTGAGCTGATCCAAAATTCTCTGCCAATGCCAACGAAACAACGATTTGCGGCGGCTTTTCGCGTTGTTAGTCGGTTTAGCTTCTGGATGCAGTTGGCGCTGGCTAGTACTTCTGGTATTGCTTTAACATTTGCGGTTTTTAGCCGCAGCCTCAGCGTAGCAACAGACAATGCAGCTATTGGTTTAAGTATTTTTCTAGCCATCGTTGGCATGATACTTGCTTGCTTTAGGATATTTTGGACATTTAGAGGTCGAGATTTAGCCAGACGCTTACAGTTACCTGAACGCGAACTACATCCTAAAAAAGAAGAAGTCATTCAAGCTTTAAAAATTGGCTTAATTGTCAGTTTTGTCGGAATGTTGTTAGCCTTTATAACATCTGAAGTCAGCGCAATCGCCCTGCTATCAAAAGCACTAGCTGAACCGCAAGGTGTTGCAGTTTATCAGCGTGAAAATGTGATTCGTTCGCTAGATATTCTTGTTGTTTTAGCGAATGTCAACTTAATTGGTACTCACCTCGTTGGTAGTCTTACTTCTTTAGGACTACTAGAATGGATAGATTAA
- a CDS encoding DUF421 domain-containing protein produces MDNVIFFYGGIEPLIRIVVVGTLAYFSLLILLRISGKRTLAQLNAFDFVITIAIGSTFGRLITAKGVSLAESVTAFFTLIFLQYLISWLTTHSSAFNDLATASPSLLYFRGQFLRKAMQEQRVTQAQLLAAVRENRIGSLQEVEAIVMESAGTIAVIKKGIDGERANSSVLGSIPGIY; encoded by the coding sequence ATGGACAATGTTATTTTTTTTTATGGAGGGATTGAACCACTCATCCGAATCGTTGTCGTCGGAACCTTAGCTTATTTTAGTTTATTAATCTTGCTGCGGATATCTGGCAAGCGCACGTTAGCTCAATTGAATGCCTTTGATTTTGTGATTACGATCGCGATCGGCTCGACTTTTGGACGATTAATCACAGCGAAAGGAGTATCGTTAGCTGAAAGTGTTACGGCATTCTTTACGTTAATTTTCTTGCAATACCTAATTTCGTGGCTAACTACTCACTCATCGGCATTCAACGATTTGGCTACAGCAAGTCCATCACTGCTTTATTTTCGAGGTCAATTTTTGCGCAAAGCCATGCAAGAGCAACGGGTAACGCAAGCACAATTATTGGCAGCCGTGCGTGAAAATAGAATTGGCTCTTTACAAGAGGTAGAAGCGATCGTAATGGAATCAGCTGGGACGATCGCCGTGATTAAAAAGGGAATAGACGGAGAACGAGCAAACTCCTCTGTATTAGGTAGCATCCCTGGAATTTACTAG
- a CDS encoding DUF305 domain-containing protein — translation MKSKSDMKPYIRLFIALSISYIVMAIIMLSRVNVLSNLFFSLNQIYMAGLMVAPMLIIMLTAMGSMMYQNKQVNIVLLFVGAALIGLFWMLVRTQAGVGNQQFLRSMIPHHAAAILVCEQASITDQRIQQLCEEIVATQEREIRVMKALMQ, via the coding sequence ATGAAATCTAAATCTGACATGAAGCCTTATATCCGCTTATTCATTGCGCTGTCGATCTCTTACATTGTCATGGCTATCATCATGCTTTCGCGGGTTAATGTGTTGAGCAATCTGTTTTTTAGTCTCAACCAGATATATATGGCAGGACTAATGGTAGCGCCAATGCTGATTATCATGCTCACGGCGATGGGATCGATGATGTATCAAAACAAGCAGGTGAATATCGTGCTTCTTTTCGTAGGAGCGGCGCTAATTGGGCTATTCTGGATGCTTGTCCGAACGCAAGCGGGAGTAGGAAACCAGCAGTTCTTGCGTTCGATGATTCCACATCATGCTGCGGCAATTCTCGTGTGCGAGCAGGCTTCTATCACAGACCAACGCATCCAGCAACTGTGCGAGGAGATTGTTGCAACACAGGAGCGGGAGATACGAGTGATGAAAGCGCTAATGCAGTGA
- a CDS encoding PRC-barrel domain-containing protein: MTDSCQGFWRKNMALYKLDEYYPDYQNDIFDGYDIKSFDVYAQDDKVGSVKNIMVDEDGNFRYFIVEVYGCLVRTCSCQ, encoded by the coding sequence TTGACTGATAGTTGTCAAGGATTTTGGAGAAAAAACATGGCTCTTTACAAACTTGATGAATATTATCCCGACTATCAAAACGACATTTTTGATGGCTATGACATCAAAAGCTTTGATGTGTACGCCCAGGATGACAAAGTTGGTTCTGTAAAGAACATCATGGTCGATGAGGATGGAAATTTTCGTTATTTCATCGTTGAGGTTTATGGGTGCTTGGTAAGAACGTGTTCCTGCCAGTGA
- a CDS encoding metallophosphoesterase, giving the protein MKKIKYALLSLLGLIGAILIWGLLEPYLIDIEPQVAAIPGLPAAWEGQKVAVIGDWQVGMWLDNTSTIDRIVQRLVKERPAIALIIGDFIYSLGKNPSAEIRKAIELVRPLPASGIPTYAVLGNHDYGMKAKDAPPNITLATKLAESLEAVGVQVLKNEAVTLVLSQNQSQTLARSDRNALLYLVGVGAHWPNEDKPAVALAEVPDSAPRFVMMHHPESFALFPASSTSIAVAGHTHGGQIRLPFTPEWSWLTFTKEDRVHADGWIDGYGEQGNHLYVNRGIGFSILPIRINCPPEITLFTLRQVRKST; this is encoded by the coding sequence ATGAAGAAAATTAAGTACGCTCTATTAAGCTTATTAGGGTTGATTGGCGCAATTCTGATTTGGGGTTTGCTCGAACCATACCTCATCGATATAGAACCCCAAGTTGCAGCAATTCCTGGTTTACCTGCTGCTTGGGAGGGGCAAAAAGTTGCGGTTATCGGTGATTGGCAGGTGGGAATGTGGCTGGACAACACCTCTACTATCGATCGGATTGTCCAGCGACTGGTTAAAGAGCGCCCAGCGATCGCGCTGATTATTGGCGACTTCATTTACTCTCTAGGTAAGAACCCTAGCGCAGAAATTCGTAAGGCGATCGAGCTTGTGCGTCCACTACCTGCCTCCGGTATCCCAACCTATGCGGTATTAGGTAATCACGATTATGGAATGAAAGCGAAGGATGCTCCTCCAAACATTACTTTAGCTACCAAATTAGCTGAGTCTCTCGAAGCGGTGGGCGTGCAAGTGCTGAAAAATGAGGCTGTTACGCTCGTGCTGTCCCAAAATCAAAGTCAGACATTAGCTAGAAGCGATCGCAACGCACTTTTGTATTTAGTAGGTGTAGGAGCGCATTGGCCCAATGAAGATAAACCAGCTGTAGCGCTAGCTGAGGTACCGGACTCAGCACCCAGGTTTGTAATGATGCATCATCCTGAATCCTTTGCCCTATTTCCCGCCAGCTCCACATCTATAGCTGTAGCAGGGCACACTCACGGCGGACAAATTCGCTTGCCATTCACTCCGGAATGGTCTTGGCTGACTTTTACTAAGGAAGATCGGGTTCATGCTGACGGCTGGATTGATGGATATGGAGAACAAGGAAACCATCTTTACGTCAACCGAGGGATTGGCTTTAGTATCCTACCAATACGAATTAACTGCCCACCTGAGATTACACTTTTTACACTTAGACAAGTACGTAAATCTACATAA